The Syntrophomonadaceae bacterium genome includes the window AATGCGTCTGGCGAAGAAAATTGTCTCTATGTATCATGGTGTGGAAGCAGCTCAGGAAGCGGAAAATGAATTTATAAATATATTTAAGAATAAAGACCTCCCAGATGTAATTCCGGAGTACTCTGCAGGTTATCTGTTAGTCAACGGCCAAATTTGGCTGCCAAAATTGCTATTTGAGGCTGGTTTAGCTGTTAGCACAAGCGATGCTCGCAGACTCATATTGCAGGGTGCTGTTAAAATTGAAGGGAAGAAAGCCGAAGACCCGGATGCGTATATTGCTCCTATTGACCGGATGATTATTAAAGTTGGAAAAAGAAAGTTTGTACGTATACTTGTCTAGTTTCTAAAAAGAGGCGGTACCGCCTCTTTTTTAATGTAATATATTCAGTGAGTTAAAATTGAGGTACCTTTTATCTGCACTTCCACATATATTAACTATAGCGGGAGGTGATAGATGAGGTGTTTGGGCGAAAGAGAAGAATATTCTGGGCTTGGCCCATATTATTATTAATGGTATTCCTTCTGTTGATTTTAGTGGGCCTTGATCGTGGTCTAAGAAGCACAATTACTGCTTTTGCTGAAGCTCAAGCATATTGGACTGCAACAGAAGCGATTCATGGAGCAGTATTGGAAAAAATTGCGGCGGATGCCAAGTATAGTGACCTGATCAGAATTGATAAAGATAACCAAGGCAAAGTTACCTTGATGCGGGCCAATTTGCAGCAAGTTAATCGACTGGCCTCAGAAGCTACATTAATTGTACAGGAAACACTTAAGAACTTGCAAAAACAAGAGATTCGTTTTCCTATTGCCCAAGTGCTGGGAATCAGACTTATTGCTGCCTATGGGCCTACAATTAGACTTAGGCTGATTCCGGTTGGGACGGTGCAGGTTAAACCATTAGAGAGCTTTGAAGGGGCGGGTATCAATCAGACAAGGCATCGGATATTTTTAAATGTTGTAAGTAGTGTGAGTGTAATTGTTCCATTTGTAAAGGCGAATGTAAAGGTGGAAACCAGAGTTCCTATTGCAGACACCATCATAGTCGGTGAAGTACCGCATTTTATGTTAGGAGAATGGTTAGGAAGAACTGGTGCCTACCCAAGAACTCACTAGATTCTGCCTTTTTATGCGCTATTGACTAAGATCGAGTACTGTGGTATTATATTTTTTGCTCCCTATTAAGCAGGAGGAAGATTGGAAA containing:
- the yunB gene encoding sporulation protein YunB; this encodes MFGRKRRIFWAWPILLLMVFLLLILVGLDRGLRSTITAFAEAQAYWTATEAIHGAVLEKIAADAKYSDLIRIDKDNQGKVTLMRANLQQVNRLASEATLIVQETLKNLQKQEIRFPIAQVLGIRLIAAYGPTIRLRLIPVGTVQVKPLESFEGAGINQTRHRIFLNVVSSVSVIVPFVKANVKVETRVPIADTIIVGEVPHFMLGEWLGRTGAYPRTH